The sequence TCGCCGTCGCGGCGGTGATGTCCTCGCTGATCACCCTGCTCGTGGTGCGCGACGAGGCCGTCTACGCCCACCTGCGCTTCTGGTCCGTGGGCCAACTCACCGGCCGGGGACAGTTCCTGGGCCAGGCACTCCCGTTCGCGCTGACCGGTCTGCTGCTGGCGCTGCCGCTCGGGCGCACCCTGAACCTGCTGAGCCTCGGTGACGACACCGCCCGCGGGCTCGGCGTCCGGGTGGAGCGGGCCAGGCTGGCGAGTGCGGCCGTCGCCGTGCTGCTGTGCGCGGCCGCCACCGCGGCCGTCGGGCCGGTGGCCTTCGTCGGCCTGGTCGCCGGGCACGCCGCCCGGATGCTGGTGGGCACGGACCACCGCTGGTCACTGCCGCTGTCCATGATCTGCGGAGCCGTCCTGCTCGTCGGCGCCGACACCGCGGGCCGGCTGGTGATCGACCACGGCGAGGTCCAGGTGTCGGTGATGACCGCCTTCGTCGGCACCCCCTTCTTCGTGTGGCTCGCGCGCCGCCGCGACCTGGTCCGGATGTGAGTGACATGGCACAGACACACGCGCCCCGGACGGACGGGGCCCGCAGCCTCGGGCAGGCCTCCCAGGACACCGCGGCGGAACTCAAGGCCGCCACCGTGGCCCGGCTGGGCGGCGCCCACCGGGCGGGATTCCGCCGGGCCCGCCTCGTCACCTTCGTGCTCGTCCTGATGCTGCTCGCCCTGCTCGTCGCCTCGATCCTGCTCGGCGGGGTCAAGCGGATCCCGGCGGGCGACATCCTGCCCGCCGCCTTCGGGATGCGCACCGGCCTGGCCGACTACGTGATCTTCCGCATCCGGATGCCGCGCGCACTGGCGGCGCTGCTCGCCGGAGCCCTCTTCGGCCTCTCCGGTGCCCTGTACCAGCGGCTCATCCGCAATCCCCTGGCGACCCCGGACATCGTCGGCATCTCGGCGGGCGCCGGGGCCGGCGCCACCACGATGCTGCTGTTCGCCCCGGCGGTCCCCTTCGGGACCTCCCTGGCCGGCCTCGGCGGCGCCTTCGCGCTCGTGGCGACCGTGCTCGCACTGAGCAGGCGCGGCGGGGGCGTGGACACGTACCGGCTGGTCCTCGTGGGCATCGGCCTGAGCGCCGTGTGCACCGCCTACGTGAACTACCTGTTCACGGTGGCCGGTCAACACGGGATCGCACAGGTGATGCGCTGGCTGGTCGGCAGCGTCAACGACGCCACCTGGGAAGGGGTGTCCACGCTGGCGGGCGCGCTCGCCGTGTGCGGGCTCTGCACCGCCCTGCTGGACCGTGCCCTGGGCAGCATGGCCCTCGGCGACCAGCTCGCGCTCGGGCTCGGCACCCGGGTGGGGGCCGCCCGGATCGCGACCCTGCTGGTGGGGGCCGCGGCCGCCGCTCTGGCCACCAGCGTCACCGGCCCGATCGGCTTCGTCTCGCTGATCAGCGGTCCCATCGCGATCCGGTTGGTCGGCGCCGACCGGTCCGTCGCCCTGGCCGTCCCGATCGGCGCCGTCATCGTCCTCGGCGCCGATGTCCTCGCCCAGCACGGCCCGTTGATCAGCCCCGTACCGACGGGTGTCCTCACGGCGCTGCTCGGCGCCCCCTACTTCGTCTGGCTGATCCTCCGGCGCAGGCAAGGAGCCACCGCATGAGCGCACGACCCGTACTCGCCTCCCCCGACGCCGGCTTCCGGCTCGAAGCCCGTGGCATC comes from Streptomyces virginiae and encodes:
- a CDS encoding FecCD family ABC transporter permease, with the protein product MVLAGLMLAAVTLASIGLGARDISPLEIVRILLHPSAEGYNGDVLWTERIPRTLLGLTVGAALGASGLIMQALTMNPLAEPGVLGVQQGAAVFVVLGILFLDASSVQGYFWMALTGSAVTAVLVFLIGTRTNAGSSTIGLVLAGVAVAAVMSSLITLLVVRDEAVYAHLRFWSVGQLTGRGQFLGQALPFALTGLLLALPLGRTLNLLSLGDDTARGLGVRVERARLASAAVAVLLCAAATAAVGPVAFVGLVAGHAARMLVGTDHRWSLPLSMICGAVLLVGADTAGRLVIDHGEVQVSVMTAFVGTPFFVWLARRRDLVRM
- a CDS encoding FecCD family ABC transporter permease; the protein is MAQTHAPRTDGARSLGQASQDTAAELKAATVARLGGAHRAGFRRARLVTFVLVLMLLALLVASILLGGVKRIPAGDILPAAFGMRTGLADYVIFRIRMPRALAALLAGALFGLSGALYQRLIRNPLATPDIVGISAGAGAGATTMLLFAPAVPFGTSLAGLGGAFALVATVLALSRRGGGVDTYRLVLVGIGLSAVCTAYVNYLFTVAGQHGIAQVMRWLVGSVNDATWEGVSTLAGALAVCGLCTALLDRALGSMALGDQLALGLGTRVGAARIATLLVGAAAAALATSVTGPIGFVSLISGPIAIRLVGADRSVALAVPIGAVIVLGADVLAQHGPLISPVPTGVLTALLGAPYFVWLILRRRQGATA